From one Aquicella siphonis genomic stretch:
- the recO gene encoding DNA repair protein RecO has translation MKRVNLQPAYVLHRRSYRESSFLIELFTPEHGRLTVVARGARKSRSASPGLLQPFVPLLVSFAGKGELMALSHAEAHGMMRQLRGECLFAGFYLNELLMCLLQKWDSHPGLYAAYENAVAALFDGPLQQKVLRSFEKCLLEEIGYGLLPKSENSLHNTFSPDQFYRFMPEHGFVLCEPGGYRESGRTPDGKRVTQGNIFSGKSLIAIAKDDWQDETCLQDAKRLTRFVLAPLLGSRPIYSRRLFMQLDEEKQNEE, from the coding sequence ATGAAGCGAGTCAATCTTCAGCCTGCTTACGTGCTGCACCGGCGTTCGTATCGTGAAAGCAGCTTTCTGATTGAATTATTCACGCCTGAGCATGGCCGCTTGACTGTTGTTGCCCGTGGCGCGCGCAAATCGCGTTCCGCCAGCCCCGGCCTGCTGCAACCCTTTGTTCCGCTGCTGGTTTCCTTTGCCGGAAAAGGCGAGCTGATGGCTTTGTCCCACGCTGAAGCGCACGGCATGATGAGACAATTGCGTGGTGAATGCCTGTTTGCCGGCTTTTATCTTAACGAGTTATTGATGTGTCTTCTGCAAAAATGGGATTCACACCCGGGTTTGTATGCGGCATATGAAAATGCCGTCGCGGCCCTGTTTGACGGCCCCCTGCAGCAGAAAGTCTTGCGCTCATTTGAAAAATGCCTTCTGGAGGAAATCGGCTACGGCCTTCTGCCAAAATCGGAAAATTCCCTGCATAATACCTTTTCTCCGGATCAGTTTTACCGGTTTATGCCGGAGCACGGCTTTGTTTTGTGTGAGCCAGGCGGTTATCGTGAATCTGGCCGTACGCCGGACGGAAAACGGGTTACCCAGGGAAATATTTTTTCAGGGAAAAGTTTAATTGCCATCGCCAAAGACGACTGGCAGGATGAGACCTGTCTACAGGACGCCAAGCGCCTGACCCGGTTTGTGCTTGCGCCCTTGCTAGGGAGCAGACCAATATATAGCCGGCGTTTATTTATGCAGCTGGATGAGGAAAAGCAAAATGAAGAATAA
- the pdxJ gene encoding pyridoxine 5'-phosphate synthase — protein sequence MKNNAILLGVNIDHVATLRQARLTRYPDPVEAVFAAENGGADGITIHLREDRRHIQERDVELIKAVTQTRLNLEMAVTESMLAYAEKIQPEHICLVPEKRAELTTEGGLDVVTHEAHIHEAVRRLKRAGMEVSLFIDPDVKQIEAALRCDAPVIEIHTGAYADAQTDSDRDKELRRIVKAVHFAHQAGLIVNAGHGLNYQNVQAIAGIAEINELNIGHAIIARAVFIGLIHAVREMKRLMVEARK from the coding sequence ATGAAGAATAACGCGATTTTACTGGGTGTAAACATTGATCACGTGGCGACGTTGCGACAGGCAAGGTTAACCCGTTACCCGGACCCCGTCGAAGCGGTTTTTGCGGCTGAAAACGGCGGTGCGGACGGAATCACCATTCATTTGCGTGAAGACCGGCGCCATATTCAGGAACGCGATGTGGAATTGATCAAGGCGGTCACGCAAACGCGCTTGAATCTTGAAATGGCGGTGACTGAATCCATGCTGGCCTATGCTGAAAAAATCCAGCCTGAACACATCTGTCTCGTGCCTGAAAAACGGGCAGAATTGACCACGGAAGGCGGACTGGATGTCGTCACGCACGAGGCGCACATTCATGAGGCGGTGCGTCGTTTGAAACGGGCTGGAATGGAAGTATCCCTGTTTATCGATCCAGACGTCAAACAGATTGAGGCGGCGCTGCGATGTGACGCGCCAGTGATTGAAATTCATACCGGCGCCTACGCAGACGCGCAAACTGACAGTGATCGCGACAAGGAGTTAAGGCGTATTGTCAAAGCGGTGCATTTTGCGCATCAGGCAGGATTGATAGTCAATGCCGGACATGGATTGAACTATCAAAATGTTCAGGCTATCGCCGGCATTGCTGAAATTAATGAGTTGAATATTGGCCATGCCATTATTGCCCGCGCGGTGTTCATCGGGTTGATACATGCTGTTCGCGAAATGAAGCGGTTAATGGTGGAGGCAAGAAAATGA
- the gltX gene encoding glutamate--tRNA ligase, giving the protein MIRTRFSPSPTGMIHLGNARAALFSALYAARHHGVFILRIEDTDAARSEIRFVESLENDLNWLGVHWGEGPGVHGDYGPYWQSQRQDIYAKYYKVLEEKKLIYPCFCTDQELLLARKRQLSRGQAPRYAGTCRQLTPADIQSRLDEGKKPAWRYSVPADQSIEFVDTVKGPQHFRSDDIGDFIVRRADGTAPFLFCNAIDDATMKVTHVLRGEDHLANTPRQIMLLRAMSLHTPHYGHLSLIVGEDGAPLSKRHGSYSVHELREQGFLPAAIINYLARLGHTCDTQDLLSFDHLAQHFYLERLSRSPARFDASQLMFWQKTAVQALDMPEMIRWLGESVLNQVPENARKLFIDTVKSNIEFPQDAADWSRIFFHETVEMDQEGLQIIRDAGEQFFVEAEQAIDKYGTDLDPVLAEMKKTLGVQGKKLFMPLRVALTGKTHGPELALIAQLLGQGKLKHRMGLAFKLASKN; this is encoded by the coding sequence ATGATTCGTACCCGTTTTTCTCCCAGTCCCACCGGGATGATCCACCTTGGCAACGCGCGCGCGGCTTTATTCAGTGCGTTATATGCCGCCAGACATCATGGCGTGTTTATACTCCGCATAGAAGATACAGATGCGGCGCGTTCTGAAATCCGTTTTGTGGAATCACTGGAAAATGACTTGAACTGGCTGGGCGTGCACTGGGGAGAAGGGCCGGGCGTGCATGGCGATTATGGGCCGTACTGGCAGTCTCAGCGGCAGGATATTTATGCGAAATATTATAAAGTCCTGGAAGAAAAAAAACTGATCTATCCCTGTTTTTGCACAGACCAGGAATTATTACTCGCGCGTAAAAGACAGTTATCCCGCGGCCAGGCGCCCCGTTATGCCGGAACCTGCCGACAGTTGACACCTGCGGACATTCAATCCCGCCTTGATGAAGGCAAAAAACCCGCCTGGCGCTATTCCGTTCCCGCAGATCAGTCCATTGAATTTGTGGACACAGTGAAAGGACCGCAGCATTTCAGAAGCGATGATATCGGCGATTTTATCGTCAGACGCGCGGACGGCACCGCGCCGTTTTTGTTTTGCAACGCAATAGACGACGCGACGATGAAAGTGACGCATGTGCTGCGCGGCGAAGACCATCTGGCGAACACGCCGCGGCAAATCATGCTGTTGCGAGCCATGTCGCTGCACACGCCGCACTACGGCCATTTGTCGCTGATTGTAGGCGAAGATGGGGCGCCGCTGTCCAAGCGCCATGGCAGCTACAGCGTGCATGAATTGCGCGAACAAGGTTTTCTTCCGGCTGCGATTATTAATTATCTGGCACGGTTAGGTCATACCTGCGACACGCAGGACCTGTTGTCATTTGATCATCTGGCGCAACACTTTTATCTGGAAAGGCTGAGCCGCTCACCCGCGCGCTTTGACGCGAGTCAATTAATGTTCTGGCAAAAGACCGCTGTCCAGGCTCTGGATATGCCTGAAATGATACGCTGGCTTGGAGAAAGCGTCCTCAACCAGGTTCCGGAAAACGCACGTAAATTATTCATTGATACTGTCAAATCCAATATTGAATTTCCACAGGATGCGGCTGACTGGTCCAGGATTTTCTTTCATGAAACCGTAGAGATGGATCAGGAAGGGCTGCAGATCATTCGTGATGCAGGCGAACAGTTTTTTGTGGAAGCCGAGCAGGCCATTGACAAATACGGAACTGATCTGGATCCGGTGCTGGCTGAGATGAAAAAAACCCTGGGCGTGCAAGGCAAGAAATTATTCATGCCTTTACGCGTTGCGCTCACCGGCAAGACTCACGGCCCCGAGCTTGCGCTTATCGCGCAGTTACTGGGTCAAGGCAAATTGAAACACCGTATGGGGCTGGCATTCAAATTGGCAAGTAAAAATTAA
- the cysS gene encoding cysteine--tRNA ligase: MLQIHNTLTRQKQEFIPMVPGKVGMYVCGVTVYDYCHLGHARTYTSVDVIIRYLRWRGYEVNHVRNITDIDDKIIKRASENNEEYRVVTERFTRAMHEDFSALGLTAPEFEPRATDYIPQMIGLIEKIIANQHAYVGANGDVYFDVRSFQSYGCLSHHDIEQLESGARVEISEVKRDPLDFVLWKLAKPGEPSWDSPWGKGRPGWHIECSAMSMDLLGKHFDIHAGGRDLIFPHHENEIAQSEAASKHPFVNLWMHTGFLQMEKEKMSKSLGNFVTIRDVLREHEPEVLRFFLISSHYRSPLIYTTDALYQSRQSLERFYTALRHLSDAPHPENTRFENQFMAAMDDDFNTPVALSALFDLAHEIQRLRNKDMRAAAAHGALLKRLGGVLGILQTAPETFFQTGGETDPAKIEALIAQRQQARREKNWAEADRIRDELASMFVVIEDSPQGTTWKFLK; the protein is encoded by the coding sequence ATGTTGCAAATACACAATACTCTCACGCGGCAAAAACAGGAATTCATTCCCATGGTCCCGGGAAAAGTGGGCATGTATGTTTGCGGCGTCACAGTTTACGATTATTGCCATCTGGGACACGCGCGCACGTACACCTCCGTCGATGTGATTATCCGTTATTTGCGCTGGCGCGGGTATGAAGTGAATCATGTGAGGAATATCACGGATATCGATGATAAAATTATCAAGCGCGCAAGTGAAAACAATGAGGAGTACCGGGTAGTCACGGAACGCTTCACGCGCGCCATGCATGAAGATTTTTCTGCGCTGGGCCTGACCGCTCCCGAATTCGAACCGCGGGCAACAGACTATATTCCTCAAATGATTGGCCTGATAGAAAAAATCATCGCCAATCAGCACGCATATGTAGGCGCCAATGGCGATGTTTACTTTGACGTGCGCAGTTTCCAATCCTATGGCTGTTTATCGCATCACGATATTGAACAACTGGAAAGCGGCGCGCGTGTTGAAATATCGGAAGTCAAACGCGATCCGCTGGATTTTGTCTTGTGGAAGCTGGCCAAACCCGGCGAGCCTTCCTGGGACTCCCCGTGGGGCAAGGGCAGGCCAGGCTGGCATATCGAGTGCTCGGCCATGTCCATGGATTTGCTGGGAAAACACTTTGATATCCATGCGGGCGGCCGTGATCTGATCTTTCCCCACCATGAAAATGAAATCGCCCAATCTGAAGCCGCGTCTAAACATCCATTCGTAAACCTCTGGATGCACACTGGTTTTTTACAGATGGAAAAGGAAAAAATGTCCAAGTCACTGGGGAATTTCGTGACTATACGCGATGTTCTGCGTGAACACGAACCCGAAGTCTTGAGATTTTTTTTGATTTCCAGCCATTATCGCAGTCCGCTGATTTATACCACCGATGCGCTTTATCAATCCAGGCAATCGCTGGAACGCTTTTACACCGCCTTGCGCCATCTATCCGATGCTCCGCATCCTGAAAATACCCGTTTTGAAAACCAGTTTATGGCCGCGATGGATGATGATTTTAATACACCGGTTGCCTTGTCCGCTCTTTTTGATCTGGCGCATGAAATTCAGCGCTTGAGAAATAAAGACATGCGCGCAGCCGCAGCCCATGGCGCTTTGTTAAAGCGCCTGGGCGGCGTCCTGGGAATATTACAAACCGCGCCGGAAACATTTTTCCAGACCGGCGGCGAGACGGATCCCGCTAAAATCGAGGCGCTGATAGCCCAGCGCCAGCAGGCGCGTCGTGAAAAAAACTGGGCTGAAGCTGACAGGATCAGGGATGAACTGGCAAGCATGTTTGTCGTAATAGAAGACAGTCCTCAGGGAACTACGTGGAAATTCCTGAAATAA
- a CDS encoding adenylate/guanylate cyclase domain-containing protein → MKYIKVLINFINHIIVTLKFSILSLFITLFLTASLILMTLSYKSSSDDIFFIANKSMEDITHSLSQMFLSEVRLAQRDSGITLSLITGKVLDVDEPDEMIRYFYYLAEFFNIVQAIYWGDTKGNYVSAEYEDDDSITSHYIDRSIPAPTESIIRRNVAGTVISSTQSHDVDYDPRVRPWFLSAQKIGKAAWTNVYLYKPSDYLGITLATPVYGKKGLLEGVLGVDLRLDWISWYIDGLKITPHGILFVVMENGKLIAYPNFDKLPKMSRLLDIHELPSKWIAYSFDKYKKLKAKRFSFRYQGVTYLATYQSVPEFKDQGWLIGLVIPENDFIGTLNKARITNMLISLFILLLGVFLVSRFVNSIVKPVKQLILETNKIKNFDLADDQPVHTRVKEIILLSDAIQTMKTGLRAFKRYVPSDLVKQLIRKGENAKLGGSRKTIVAFFSDIKDFTTITHQSRPDGLMAQLNEYFEAFTNIIIQEKGTIDKYIGDSIMAFWGAPDDIDRPCHHAASAALEFQETLSSLNHKWEEEGRSPFYTRIGIHIGDAIVGNVGSSERINYTAIGDSINIASRLEGINKEYNTNILVSEAVYQIIQDEFVLKEMGYASLKGIKEKVLVYALLARRTPSRID, encoded by the coding sequence ATGAAATATATTAAAGTTCTGATTAACTTTATCAACCACATCATAGTTACATTAAAATTCAGCATTCTCTCGCTTTTTATTACCTTGTTTCTGACCGCCAGTCTGATTCTAATGACGCTTAGTTATAAAAGTTCATCTGATGATATTTTTTTTATCGCCAACAAATCAATGGAAGACATTACGCATTCATTGAGTCAAATGTTTCTGTCAGAAGTGCGCCTGGCGCAGCGTGATTCCGGCATTACTTTATCCCTGATTACAGGCAAGGTGCTGGACGTCGATGAACCGGATGAAATGATACGTTATTTTTATTATCTGGCGGAATTTTTCAATATCGTACAAGCCATTTATTGGGGTGACACCAAAGGAAATTATGTTTCTGCCGAATATGAAGACGATGATTCCATCACAAGCCATTATATAGATCGTTCGATTCCGGCGCCTACTGAAAGCATTATCAGGCGGAACGTGGCGGGAACCGTTATCTCATCCACTCAGTCTCATGACGTGGATTATGATCCCCGCGTCAGACCCTGGTTTCTGTCGGCCCAAAAAATAGGAAAGGCGGCCTGGACCAACGTATATCTTTACAAACCATCAGATTATCTGGGCATTACACTGGCCACGCCGGTTTATGGGAAAAAAGGGCTGTTGGAAGGAGTGCTGGGCGTGGATTTACGTCTGGACTGGATATCATGGTATATCGATGGTCTTAAAATCACGCCGCACGGAATATTGTTTGTGGTGATGGAAAACGGCAAATTGATCGCCTATCCGAACTTTGACAAACTCCCCAAAATGTCCCGGCTCCTGGATATTCACGAACTGCCCTCAAAATGGATAGCTTATTCGTTTGACAAATACAAAAAACTCAAAGCTAAACGCTTCTCTTTTCGCTATCAGGGTGTAACGTATCTTGCGACATATCAAAGCGTGCCAGAGTTTAAAGACCAGGGTTGGCTTATCGGCCTGGTCATACCGGAAAATGACTTTATCGGCACTCTTAACAAGGCAAGAATCACGAATATGTTGATCAGTCTTTTTATCTTGCTGCTGGGAGTTTTCCTGGTGTCAAGATTTGTTAACAGTATTGTCAAACCGGTCAAGCAGTTGATCCTGGAGACGAATAAAATCAAAAATTTTGATCTGGCTGATGATCAGCCGGTGCATACCCGGGTCAAGGAGATCATATTATTGTCTGATGCCATTCAGACTATGAAGACTGGATTGAGAGCGTTCAAACGTTATGTGCCGTCTGATCTGGTCAAACAGTTAATCAGAAAAGGTGAAAACGCAAAACTGGGCGGAAGCAGGAAAACCATTGTTGCTTTTTTCAGCGATATCAAAGATTTTACGACGATCACGCATCAATCCAGACCCGACGGGTTGATGGCGCAGTTAAATGAATATTTTGAAGCGTTTACGAATATCATTATCCAAGAAAAAGGCACCATCGATAAATATATCGGTGATTCCATCATGGCCTTCTGGGGCGCGCCTGACGACATTGACCGGCCCTGTCATCATGCCGCCAGTGCGGCACTGGAATTCCAGGAAACCTTGAGTTCCCTGAACCATAAATGGGAAGAGGAGGGAAGGTCGCCATTCTATACGCGCATAGGCATACATATAGGCGATGCAATCGTTGGAAATGTGGGGTCTTCGGAACGCATTAATTACACGGCGATTGGAGATTCGATTAATATTGCCAGCCGGCTTGAGGGAATAAACAAGGAATACAATACAAATATTCTTGTCAGCGAAGCCGTGTATCAAATTATCCAGGATGAATTTGTTCTAAAGGAAATGGGATATGCGTCACTAAAGGGAATCAAGGAAAAAGTGCTGGTTTATGCGCTGCTCGCCCGCAGAACTCCCTCGCGGATTGATTAA
- a CDS encoding cation:proton antiporter, with amino-acid sequence MHDLAPLIHDLAIMLGVAGFVVLLFQRIHQPVVLGYLVAGMLVGPFTTSHRFITDVTNIKILSELGVIFLMFSLGLEFSFHKLTKVGFSALITGLFDVTLMILVGYGAGAVLGWSHNDRLFLGAALAISSTTIIFKAVNELGLKTKRFAEVIFGVLIVEDLLAILILVGLSTIIMTKNVTPKDMFIAAAKLLLVVGGWFLIGYSLVPALFRRLAHYISQETLTIISVALCLILVSIAAYFHYSTALGAFIMGSILAETVLVHRIEELIVPIRDIFGAIFFISVGMLINPSVIIGQWQTVIFIALVLIAGKVAVISIGTFLTGQSTKTAIRAGFGMAQIGEFSFIIATLGWSLNAINDQLYPIIVAVSSITTFTTPYMIRLSGKISETMERVLPQRMKYFLESYTAWVYRTQTESRKNPVPRSVTVRLFINGITVAIIFTLIDKLVFPQIYILLANKHQTKIVCEAISIILSSPFIWGMMFSYKFSPIPEYAKLKFNPAVSVVWLVTLMEITFLSVVYFHTWVTTAVLLILVIIFFAAAYRQLEKSYRWFELQLVKNINKQGKQSKFKELAPWDMHFVEIEVGDKSPFATKSLGECKIRERFGVNIVAIYRGHNSILAPRGEVRLYDNDKLIVLGNDDQIDRFKRKATMASSGLEKNGHLESFILKPILIGSDHPFLGKTIRDSGIREQLHGLVMGIERGNTRILNPSPDTVLEADDLLLVGGKQI; translated from the coding sequence ATGCACGATCTGGCACCGCTGATACATGATCTGGCAATCATGCTGGGTGTGGCAGGCTTTGTGGTCTTGCTTTTTCAGCGCATTCATCAGCCTGTTGTGTTGGGATATCTGGTTGCCGGCATGCTTGTAGGCCCTTTCACCACATCGCATCGTTTCATTACTGATGTGACAAATATCAAAATCCTTTCCGAGCTGGGTGTCATTTTTCTGATGTTTTCACTGGGGTTGGAATTCAGCTTTCATAAGCTGACTAAAGTCGGGTTTTCCGCCCTGATTACCGGCTTGTTTGATGTCACTCTGATGATTCTCGTTGGCTATGGAGCGGGGGCCGTTCTCGGCTGGAGCCATAACGACCGGCTGTTTTTGGGAGCGGCACTCGCGATTTCATCGACCACGATTATTTTCAAGGCGGTCAATGAACTGGGCTTGAAGACCAAACGCTTCGCTGAAGTTATTTTTGGCGTGCTGATTGTGGAAGATTTGCTGGCTATCCTGATTCTGGTAGGCCTTTCCACGATTATCATGACCAAAAATGTCACGCCCAAGGATATGTTTATCGCCGCGGCCAAACTGCTCCTGGTAGTGGGGGGATGGTTTTTGATCGGATACTCGCTGGTGCCGGCGTTATTCAGGCGGCTTGCCCATTACATCAGCCAGGAAACCCTGACCATTATCTCCGTGGCCTTGTGCCTTATCCTGGTCAGCATTGCGGCATACTTTCATTATTCAACCGCCCTGGGCGCGTTTATCATGGGTTCGATACTGGCTGAAACCGTTCTGGTGCATAGAATTGAAGAATTGATTGTTCCCATTCGTGATATTTTCGGTGCGATATTTTTTATCTCTGTCGGCATGCTTATCAATCCTTCTGTCATCATCGGGCAGTGGCAGACAGTCATTTTTATTGCCTTGGTATTGATCGCGGGAAAGGTCGCGGTCATCAGTATCGGGACGTTTTTGACGGGGCAAAGCACCAAAACAGCTATTCGCGCCGGTTTTGGCATGGCGCAGATAGGCGAATTCTCATTTATCATCGCGACGCTGGGCTGGTCGCTTAACGCGATCAACGACCAGCTGTATCCCATCATTGTCGCGGTTTCAAGCATTACCACCTTCACTACGCCTTATATGATACGGTTGTCAGGGAAAATCAGTGAAACAATGGAACGCGTGCTGCCGCAGCGCATGAAATACTTTCTGGAAAGTTATACAGCCTGGGTTTACCGTACGCAAACAGAGTCCAGGAAAAATCCCGTACCTCGCAGTGTGACAGTACGCTTGTTTATTAACGGCATTACCGTCGCCATTATCTTTACCCTGATCGACAAGCTGGTATTTCCGCAAATTTACATCCTGCTTGCCAATAAACATCAAACCAAGATTGTTTGTGAAGCCATTTCCATTATTTTATCCTCGCCATTCATCTGGGGAATGATGTTCTCCTATAAATTCAGCCCGATTCCAGAATATGCAAAGCTAAAATTCAATCCTGCCGTATCTGTGGTATGGCTGGTCACACTGATGGAAATCACCTTTTTGAGCGTGGTGTATTTTCACACCTGGGTGACGACCGCCGTATTGTTGATACTGGTCATCATTTTCTTTGCGGCCGCATACCGGCAGCTGGAAAAATCCTACCGCTGGTTTGAATTACAGCTGGTTAAAAATATCAACAAACAGGGCAAACAATCCAAATTCAAGGAGCTCGCGCCCTGGGACATGCACTTTGTTGAAATCGAAGTCGGGGACAAGTCGCCTTTTGCCACTAAAAGTCTGGGAGAGTGTAAAATTCGCGAGCGTTTTGGCGTGAACATCGTTGCCATTTACCGTGGGCACAATTCCATTCTGGCGCCGCGCGGCGAAGTACGGCTTTATGATAATGACAAATTGATTGTGCTAGGGAATGATGACCAGATCGACCGTTTCAAGCGCAAGGCAACCATGGCATCATCCGGTCTTGAAAAAAACGGGCATCTTGAAAGCTTTATCCTGAAACCTATCCTGATCGGCAGTGATCATCCGTTCCTGGGCAAGACTATTCGGGATTCCGGGATTCGAGAACAATTACATGGATTAGTGATGGGAATTGAGCGTGGAAATACGCGGATTCTGAATCCCAGCCCTGATACAGTACTGGAAGCAGATGATCTGTTACTGGTGGGCGGGAAACAGATATGA
- a CDS encoding HD domain-containing protein has protein sequence MSVMQNAYQLILEMNKLKLVFRNTITSADRKESTAEHSWSASMIVIILMRELKNEFSEIDELKTIKLAMIHDVVEIYAGDVMAFDIEARQNKEKIEAQALKKLMSLDPEFGTQLHDLWHEFEAKNSLEAKIAKAADAICPIFQRLHSRQSYKPFNISLDHLKKTKSPHFIFSKTFTALYQMLKTDLLLANLITT, from the coding sequence ATGTCCGTTATGCAGAATGCCTATCAGCTGATTCTGGAAATGAACAAGCTCAAGCTTGTATTCAGAAATACCATTACGAGCGCCGACAGAAAGGAAAGTACGGCCGAACATTCCTGGTCGGCCAGCATGATAGTAATCATACTCATGCGTGAACTTAAAAATGAGTTTTCTGAAATTGATGAGTTAAAAACCATCAAGCTGGCTATGATTCATGATGTGGTAGAAATCTATGCGGGTGATGTCATGGCGTTTGATATAGAGGCGCGGCAAAACAAGGAAAAAATCGAAGCGCAGGCATTAAAAAAACTGATGTCGCTAGACCCGGAATTTGGAACACAACTGCATGATTTGTGGCATGAATTTGAAGCAAAAAACAGTCTTGAGGCAAAAATCGCAAAAGCTGCGGACGCAATCTGTCCCATCTTTCAGCGCCTGCACTCACGACAATCCTATAAACCGTTTAATATCAGCCTGGATCATCTGAAAAAGACCAAATCTCCGCATTTTATATTCAGCAAGACATTTACCGCCCTCTATCAGATGCTGAAAACAGACTTGCTGCTGGCAAATCTGATTACCACATGA
- a CDS encoding GFA family protein, with amino-acid sequence MTSYHGRCHCGKIKFICRGEPMFTQYCHCNKCREIASMSENSQDKAGYSHTAAYLTNNFNIVTGENNLESLIRGSARLMLCSTCKSLVYGISLDPAKQGGIGINANNFDFHQDIPDSFKPVRHIWYANRIVDFNDNLPKFKDAPKEQFGSGELL; translated from the coding sequence ATGACAAGTTACCATGGCCGATGCCATTGTGGAAAAATTAAATTTATATGTAGGGGCGAGCCTATGTTTACCCAATACTGCCACTGTAATAAATGTCGGGAAATCGCTTCCATGTCTGAAAATAGTCAAGACAAAGCGGGTTATTCACATACTGCGGCCTATTTGACAAACAATTTTAATATCGTAACCGGGGAGAATAATCTTGAAAGCCTCATCAGAGGATCTGCCAGGCTAATGCTTTGTTCCACATGCAAAAGCCTTGTTTATGGTATTTCACTTGACCCCGCCAAACAGGGTGGAATCGGTATTAATGCAAATAATTTTGACTTCCACCAGGATATCCCGGATTCATTCAAACCGGTAAGACACATTTGGTATGCAAACCGTATTGTGGATTTCAACGATAATCTGCCAAAGTTCAAGGATGCGCCCAAAGAACAATTTGGTTCCGGAGAGTTACTGTGA
- a CDS encoding class D beta-lactamase, whose amino-acid sequence MKKLLVCLLACGLLSINANAKTTQEFSELFKNYDACFILYNLNEHKIVSEYNPGNYCNQRISPDSTFKIALSLMAFNQGIINQNTVFKWDGKKGVIPEHDQDQTPGTWLKYSVLWVSQKITPQLGQARIKHYLAGFDYGNQNFNGDLGKNNGITHAWLSSSLKISAIEQLDFLKAMLDNELPVSDEAVAHTKKNLYLGKLNNGADYFGKTGSGRHGRNERLDNPSKLRDGWFIGFIQNGNQQYIFVSNLTDKKVQASIDKSDGSLKPFGSQLLKPITTKLLNDYFTDQTV is encoded by the coding sequence ATGAAAAAACTCTTAGTTTGTCTTTTGGCCTGCGGTTTGCTTTCGATCAATGCCAATGCGAAAACCACACAAGAATTTTCCGAGTTATTTAAAAACTATGATGCCTGCTTTATCCTTTACAACCTGAATGAACATAAAATAGTCAGCGAATACAATCCCGGCAATTATTGTAACCAGCGGATTTCGCCAGATTCGACGTTTAAGATTGCCTTATCATTAATGGCTTTCAATCAAGGCATTATTAACCAAAATACAGTTTTCAAATGGGATGGGAAAAAGGGAGTCATACCCGAGCATGATCAGGATCAGACTCCCGGCACATGGCTAAAATATTCAGTGCTCTGGGTTTCACAGAAGATCACTCCACAATTAGGCCAGGCACGCATCAAGCACTATTTGGCTGGTTTTGACTATGGCAATCAAAATTTTAATGGAGACCTGGGCAAAAACAATGGCATCACTCACGCATGGTTGAGCAGCAGTTTGAAAATTTCCGCCATTGAACAACTCGATTTCTTAAAGGCGATGTTAGACAACGAATTACCTGTTTCAGACGAAGCCGTGGCCCATACAAAGAAAAATTTGTATCTTGGTAAATTGAATAATGGCGCAGATTATTTTGGCAAAACAGGCTCTGGCCGTCACGGTCGTAATGAGCGGCTGGATAACCCCAGCAAATTGCGTGACGGATGGTTTATTGGATTCATTCAAAATGGCAATCAACAATATATTTTTGTAAGCAATTTAACTGATAAAAAGGTGCAGGCATCCATAGACAAATCAGATGGCAGCTTAAAACCATTTGGCAGCCAGCTGCTGAAGCCGATCACAACCAAGTTATTGAATGATTACTTCACCGATCAGACCGTTTAG
- a CDS encoding DVU_2496 family lipoprotein, with amino-acid sequence MKACNLVILTLLSLIVPIKSMAVCKNVYTIGAYDKVFSNHAEVIKLGPLIAKDAPSTVPKSFLEADGSYGGGEAFCTIQAACDILMRQVESGVLPASENWHIYLLDADWDHDTYQLHPNDLRINRSVKVLKLVREKC; translated from the coding sequence ATGAAAGCCTGCAATCTTGTCATTTTAACCCTTTTAAGCCTGATCGTGCCGATAAAAAGCATGGCAGTGTGTAAGAACGTTTACACAATTGGCGCATATGATAAGGTATTCTCTAACCATGCGGAGGTTATTAAGCTGGGGCCATTAATAGCCAAAGATGCTCCCTCAACAGTCCCGAAGTCATTTTTAGAAGCTGATGGAAGTTATGGCGGCGGCGAGGCATTTTGTACGATCCAAGCGGCATGCGATATACTTATGCGCCAAGTCGAATCCGGAGTGCTTCCAGCTAGCGAGAACTGGCATATTTATCTTTTGGATGCTGATTGGGATCATGATACCTATCAACTGCATCCAAATGACCTGCGTATTAACCGTTCTGTTAAAGTTTTAAAGCTGGTGCGTGAAAAATGTTAG